The Brassica oleracea var. oleracea cultivar TO1000 chromosome C7, BOL, whole genome shotgun sequence sequence AACAGGAGAAGGTGGCGGACTACAAACTTCTCACCATATCTTCGTCTTATTTTATTCTCAAAGTTTAGACCTTTTTTTAACTAAGAAGAAGCTGCTTCACTTTTACTTAGTCGATTTTTGTTGAAATATTCACTAGTCAGATTAAGATGGTTTACTAAAACAGAGAGACTCTTAACTAAAGTTTAGACCTTTTTTAATTAAGAAGAAGCTGCTTCTCTGTATTAATTCAGACACACTTTGTAAGGCCTTTTTACATTTGTCTGACTTTTAAACCTTTGATTATTGTAATAGAAGAAGCTTAGATAACTTCACAAGTAAATATGTTTCAGTTTAGATGTTGCAACGACATTGACAAGAGTTGTAAGAAGGTTAAGCATGTCTGCTTGTGGGTTTAGCAGCTTCGTAGGATTTAAAAATCTTTTTTTATCTGCAGTTGATTGAAGCTGGTATTAGCTCCAAGATCATGAAGGTCGCTCTTGCACAGCAAAAGGAGATTGTTGATGAAGAAAACGCTGAGAGGAACTCCAGTGGCGCTGTGTTTGCTGCTGCAGCCGCCAAGACTGCGGAAGAGGAGCAGAGAATCCTGGAGGAGGATGAGAAAGATGATGATATCGACGCTTTTGATGGAAACTTCGAAGAAGATGATAGCTACCACCAAGTGAGCGAGAGCACCTTTACTCTTTTTTTTTTTTTTTCTGTTTCAAAGTTAAATCACCTATTTTTTTTAAGTTTAAATGTTTCATACTTTCAGGAGGAGATCAATGAGGACGACGAGAAGCTGTTTGAGTCATTCTTTGTTAAGGACGCCCCTCGTCAACGTACTCTTGCTGATATCATCATCAAGAAAATCAAAGACAACGATGCTGACGTAGCTGAAGGTTTGATAAAGGTCTTGATGTTTGACTCTATTCTTAAAGCTCATTCCTTTTTTTTTATCTATATGCAGAAGAGCGTCCTGACCCTGAGTTGGACCCTAAAGTAACTAAATTATACAAAGGGTAATGTTCTCTTCTCTCCATTCCATATCTGTGTTGAAGTAGCGTTTCTCAAGATGATCTGGTGATGCAGTGTTGCCAAGATCATGAGTGAATACACAATTGGGAAAATGCCGAAAGCGTTTGTGCTGATTACTAAGATGGAGCGCTGGGAGGATGTGTTATACTTGACCGAGCCGGAGAAATGGTCGCCTAACGCTATGTATCAAGCAACGAGAATCTTTGCTCACCACTTGAAAAACAGCCAGATTCAGCGGTTTTACAGCTACGTGTTGCTTCCTCGAGTGAGAGAAGATATCAGAAAGAACAAGAGGCTGCATTTTGCTCTCTACCAGGCTTTGAAGAAGTCTCTCTACAAGCCTAGTGCTTTCAATAAAGGCATACTCTTCCCGCTTTGTAAGGTATGTATGTAGTCTTCCTCCTCTAGACCAAATAATTGTCATCAAAAATGTTGCACTTCTCTTACACTTTGTTCCTTTTGAATTTGCAGTCTGGTACATGCAGTCTCAGAGAAGCTGTGATTATAGGGAGCATTCTTGAAAAGTGTTCTATCCCTATGCTTCACTCATGGTATGTGATTTTTTGCATAAATGGACCATCTTCTAAAATTTTCAGATTGTTATCACTAACGTGTTTTGCATTAACCACAGTGTTGCTTTGCTGAACTTGGCTGAGATGGAGTACTGTGGAACAACCAGGTAAAAAACTTGTACTACTCCTTTTAGACTTCT is a genomic window containing:
- the LOC106301430 gene encoding bystin, whose product is MAKKRDRIINTQPFITDDASVASSRKRSKVPKTHQQQEKLIEAGISSKIMKVALAQQKEIVDEENAERNSSGAVFAAAAAKTAEEEQRILEEDEKDDDIDAFDGNFEEDDSYHQEEINEDDEKLFESFFVKDAPRQRTLADIIIKKIKDNDADVAEEERPDPELDPKVTKLYKGVAKIMSEYTIGKMPKAFVLITKMERWEDVLYLTEPEKWSPNAMYQATRIFAHHLKNSQIQRFYSYVLLPRVREDIRKNKRLHFALYQALKKSLYKPSAFNKGILFPLCKSGTCSLREAVIIGSILEKCSIPMLHSCVALLNLAEMEYCGTTSYFIKTLLEKKYCMPYRVLDALVAHFMRFVDEIRVMPVIWHQSLLTFVQRYKYELLKEDKEHFQILLKRQRHHLVTPEILRELQGSRNRGEKEDDPMLTNSSVTTINNPIKEDRFDIPEVPMEED